The genomic interval GTAAAATTGAATGAGAATCCCAACAATTAACATCAACAGGAAATGTATGGGAATATATTTCGATAAAATTTTCATAGCAAGTTAAAGTTACTAAAAAACTTTAACTTAGAATTTTATTCAAAAAAACTATTTATAACAACTGATTTAACAAACTATAATTAACAAGTTCAACTACAGAACTTAAGTTTAATTTTCGTAAAATATTTTTTCTATGGGTACTAATTGTATGGTGACTTAAAAATAATTTATCTGCAATTTGTTTAGTAGTATTATTTAAAGCAATTAATCTAATCACATCTAATTCTCTATTGCTTAAAGAAATATTTAATAATTTTTGAGAGTAGTTTTTATAGTAAATAGTCTCATATTCATTCTTATCATTTAGTTTTTTTATAACTCCAATAATAGGTCTTGGTTCTCCATTTCCAACTATTGAGCAATGTGCAACCCCAATAATAGGTTTTCCAGTTTCATCAAAAAAAGTAGGGCTCTGGTGCTCATACAAATTCAGATATTCTCCTTGAGCATTTTTAACTCTAAAATTCCATGTATAAGTTAACTTTGATCTATCTTCTAATGGCACTTTGGTCATTGTAAAAAGCATTAAATCTTCTATCGCAGACATCCAAATTGGTAAATCTTCTGGATGATGATTAGAAAACCAATAAGAAGCTCCTATTGTTTCCATCTTTTCAATATCTAAGCCTAGAGCATATTCAAAATTTTTACTAACAAACTCATAGAGTTGAGTTGTAGTATTGGTTACTATAAAAAAAGATTGTATTGGCGGTAAATATTCATCAAGTTCTCTAAGTTTATTAATGTGTTTTTCTACAATCTCTCCTTGATATTCTTTTTGAGTTTTAAAAATTTCTTTAAATATATCTAATGTATTTTCACTCATTCTCAATCATTTCTTTAAAAAATTCAAATTACAATACTCTTCTTGCTTTTACAAAAGCTCTTTTCCAATATTTTTGTGATAACAAAGATTCTATAACACCTCTTGAAGAGGTAGAATGAATAAACTTAATAGCTCCATTTTTTACTGAAGTTATTAAACCAACATGGTTTATTCTATTATGTCTTTTACTCGTTTTAAAAAAAAGTAAATCACCTTTTTTCACTCTATTTAATGAAACAGCATGCCCTTTTTTCGCCATCATTCTAGAAACTCTAGGTAACTGAACATTTTCTTTTTTAAAGGAAACAAAAACTAAACCAGAGCAATCCATTCCTTTTCTTGTAACTCCGCCAAACTTGTATTTTGTTCCTTTATAATTTTTAGCGACTCTAATAATCTTATCAACCTTAGAATTGGATTTGTTAGTATTTGACACTACTTTTTTTGTTGATGAACAAGAAGTCATCAACAAAGAAAAAACACTGATAAAAAATAATAATTTACGCATTTTTCAAACCTTTAATAAT from Lutibacter sp. Hel_I_33_5 carries:
- a CDS encoding C40 family peptidase; the encoded protein is MRKLLFFISVFSLLMTSCSSTKKVVSNTNKSNSKVDKIIRVAKNYKGTKYKFGGVTRKGMDCSGLVFVSFKKENVQLPRVSRMMAKKGHAVSLNRVKKGDLLFFKTSKRHNRINHVGLITSVKNGAIKFIHSTSSRGVIESLLSQKYWKRAFVKARRVL
- a CDS encoding LuxR C-terminal-related transcriptional regulator yields the protein MSENTLDIFKEIFKTQKEYQGEIVEKHINKLRELDEYLPPIQSFFIVTNTTTQLYEFVSKNFEYALGLDIEKMETIGASYWFSNHHPEDLPIWMSAIEDLMLFTMTKVPLEDRSKLTYTWNFRVKNAQGEYLNLYEHQSPTFFDETGKPIIGVAHCSIVGNGEPRPIIGVIKKLNDKNEYETIYYKNYSQKLLNISLSNRELDVIRLIALNNTTKQIADKLFLSHHTISTHRKNILRKLNLSSVVELVNYSLLNQLL